From Arcticibacter tournemirensis, one genomic window encodes:
- the gldL gene encoding gliding motility protein GldL yields MANKKKFKLEPLHTAISWGASVVIIGALFKILHIGGILGNYMIGVGLGVEAFLFFITGFVPPAKDPEWTRVYPELDDEFTGELPAASARPALAAPSTSAALDKMLADAKIGPELIESLGSGLRTFGDKVAAISNVSDATIATNEFTGKLKTASASFDNLSVAFDKASAGLVEMGNSGIDSKLYHEQVNSLAKNLSALNAVYELELQDSSAHLKSMNKFYQNLSLTMQNFNESLEDSKQFKEEVGRLAKNLGSLNSVYGNMLSAMNQPRV; encoded by the coding sequence ATGGCTAACAAGAAAAAATTCAAATTAGAGCCCCTGCATACAGCGATTTCATGGGGTGCAAGTGTGGTTATTATTGGAGCATTATTTAAGATCCTCCATATTGGCGGTATATTAGGTAATTATATGATTGGTGTGGGACTTGGAGTGGAAGCATTCCTTTTCTTCATAACCGGATTTGTTCCTCCTGCTAAAGATCCTGAATGGACAAGGGTATACCCTGAGCTGGATGACGAGTTTACGGGTGAACTGCCTGCAGCAAGTGCGCGTCCTGCTTTGGCTGCTCCTTCTACATCAGCAGCTTTGGATAAAATGCTGGCAGATGCAAAGATCGGACCTGAGCTTATTGAAAGCCTGGGATCAGGACTAAGGACATTTGGTGATAAGGTTGCTGCTATTTCTAATGTTTCGGATGCTACCATCGCTACCAACGAATTTACCGGTAAACTGAAAACTGCTTCGGCAAGTTTTGATAATTTGAGTGTTGCTTTTGACAAAGCTTCTGCCGGACTGGTGGAAATGGGGAATTCGGGGATCGACTCTAAGTTATATCACGAACAGGTAAATAGCCTTGCTAAAAATCTTTCTGCTTTGAATGCTGTTTACGAACTGGAGTTGCAGGACTCAAGCGCTCATTTAAAGTCGATGAATAAATTCTATCAGAACCTTTCATTAACCATGCAGAACTTTAATGAATCTCTGGAAGACTCGAAACAGTTCAAAGAGGAAGTGGGAAGACTGGCCAAGAACCTGGGATCATTGAATTCTGTATACGGTAATATGCTTTCCGCTATGAATCAACCACGGGTTTAA
- the gldM gene encoding gliding motility protein GldM: protein MAGGKETTRQRMINIMYLVLLAMLALNVSDTILNAFKNINDSLELSKSNVNTSVDQMFAAFESTKLKDEPERARPIYENAKKAKALSDDLNNYIESIKKEFARQGQGYDPETGDLKARDNLDIAPGIMINKKKGKELKAKINETREKLIALLDEKERQTVSLSLVAKDPAKSIEGKRTWEDVNFGEGTPLTAAMTILTKIQTDNKNAEADVVKRILGKMDQAVVNLDKFSAVAVAPTSYLIQGQPYTAEVFLTAYDSRSNPTITVGGSTLPVKDGKGVYTVSTNKEGVFSWIGKVRVKQTDGSIKEYPTTEQKYQVARPSAVVSPDKMNVFYIGVPNPVSISAPGIPKENMRVSMSGGSISGANGKYTVKVSSPGKATVSVAAEIAPGKVQTIGTTEFRVKRIPDPVAKFAGKTGGVLSSVAIKAQNNVFAMLEGFDFDAKFSVTRFSLIIAKPRADAIVLQTSGNSLSGAMRTALSGIGPGARVIFDNIVAVGPDGSPRALNSIALTAN, encoded by the coding sequence ATGGCCGGAGGAAAAGAAACAACAAGACAGCGGATGATCAATATCATGTATTTGGTATTGCTCGCTATGCTGGCCTTGAATGTCTCAGATACTATTTTAAATGCGTTTAAAAATATAAACGATAGTTTAGAACTTTCAAAGTCAAACGTCAACACTAGTGTAGATCAGATGTTTGCCGCTTTCGAAAGCACGAAGCTGAAAGACGAACCCGAGCGGGCGAGGCCTATTTACGAAAATGCAAAAAAAGCAAAGGCCCTTTCAGACGATCTGAATAACTATATAGAATCCATAAAAAAGGAGTTCGCCCGTCAGGGCCAGGGATATGATCCCGAAACCGGAGACTTGAAAGCACGGGATAATCTGGATATTGCACCGGGGATCATGATCAATAAAAAGAAGGGTAAGGAGTTAAAGGCAAAAATCAATGAGACCCGCGAAAAGCTGATCGCTCTTCTTGATGAGAAGGAACGTCAGACGGTATCATTATCACTCGTGGCAAAAGATCCTGCAAAGTCTATTGAAGGAAAGAGGACCTGGGAGGACGTAAACTTCGGTGAAGGCACTCCTTTGACAGCTGCGATGACCATCTTAACGAAGATTCAAACCGACAACAAGAACGCAGAAGCGGATGTTGTTAAACGGATATTGGGTAAAATGGATCAGGCTGTAGTGAATCTTGACAAGTTCTCAGCTGTGGCGGTTGCCCCTACATCTTATTTGATCCAGGGCCAGCCATATACTGCAGAGGTATTTCTTACTGCTTACGATTCGAGGTCTAATCCTACTATTACAGTGGGCGGATCTACTCTTCCAGTAAAGGACGGAAAGGGTGTGTATACTGTTTCGACGAATAAAGAAGGCGTTTTCTCCTGGATTGGGAAGGTCAGGGTAAAACAAACGGATGGTTCAATTAAAGAATATCCAACTACAGAGCAGAAGTACCAGGTAGCGCGGCCGTCGGCTGTAGTATCACCTGATAAAATGAATGTATTTTACATCGGTGTTCCTAATCCTGTATCTATATCGGCGCCAGGAATTCCAAAAGAAAATATGCGTGTAAGCATGAGCGGTGGTAGTATTTCCGGAGCGAATGGAAAGTACACTGTGAAGGTCAGTTCTCCCGGAAAGGCAACTGTATCTGTGGCTGCAGAAATTGCACCCGGTAAAGTGCAGACTATCGGAACAACAGAGTTCAGAGTTAAGCGAATCCCTGACCCAGTAGCTAAATTTGCAGGCAAAACCGGCGGTGTTCTTAGCTCGGTAGCAATAAAGGCGCAGAACAATGTATTTGCGATGCTTGAAGGTTTTGACTTCGATGCAAAATTCTCTGTCACCCGATTTAGTCTTATCATAGCGAAGCCACGGGCAGATGCTATTGTTCTTCAGACGTCTGGAAACTCGCTTAGTGGTGCTATGAGAACCGCGCTTTCGGGAATAGGCCCTGGTGCAAGGGTGATATTTGATAACATCGTGGCTGTTGGTCCCGATGGGTCTCCAAGGGCATTAAACTCAATAGCTTTAACGGCTAATTAA
- the gldN gene encoding gliding motility protein GldN, with product MKRICITGLFSMLGAMLYAQQPNMNNSTIPVPVDTAQERPVDGYFRKSNIENAKVTPYANLRDVDVMFSKRIWREIDVREKMNSAYASPKSRLIDIIMNAVTAGELRAYDAVSTKDDPNGDSFATVLKPEQVMGKFADSVLIPDFNANGEQIGSHMATGEFNPDSVVKFQIKEDWIFDKNRSVYEPRIIGIAPMVKIKAAGQDLGEQPAFWIYFPEARHIFVTKPVTTRNNDATGLSYDDIFMKRLFSSYIVKESNPEDLRIKDYAQGIDRLYESERIKKELLDYEHDLWSY from the coding sequence ATGAAAAGAATTTGCATAACCGGTTTATTCAGTATGTTGGGAGCGATGCTTTACGCGCAGCAGCCTAATATGAATAACTCAACCATTCCGGTACCTGTAGATACGGCACAGGAAAGACCTGTAGACGGTTACTTCAGAAAGAGCAATATAGAGAATGCTAAAGTAACTCCTTATGCCAATCTTAGGGACGTGGATGTGATGTTCTCAAAAAGAATATGGCGTGAGATTGATGTAAGGGAAAAGATGAACTCGGCGTATGCTTCTCCTAAGTCCCGTTTGATTGATATCATCATGAATGCTGTGACAGCAGGCGAGCTTAGAGCCTATGATGCAGTAAGTACCAAGGATGATCCTAACGGCGACTCTTTCGCTACCGTTCTCAAGCCGGAACAGGTGATGGGTAAGTTTGCTGATAGCGTTCTTATACCCGACTTTAATGCAAATGGCGAGCAAATAGGGTCACACATGGCTACAGGGGAGTTTAACCCTGACAGCGTGGTGAAATTCCAGATAAAAGAGGACTGGATATTTGATAAGAACCGTTCAGTATATGAGCCAAGAATTATCGGTATCGCACCAATGGTGAAAATTAAGGCTGCCGGGCAGGACCTTGGAGAGCAACCTGCTTTCTGGATCTATTTTCCTGAAGCCCGTCATATCTTCGTCACCAAGCCGGTGACTACAAGAAACAATGACGCTACGGGATTAAGCTACGACGATATTTTCATGAAGCGGCTTTTTTCAAGTTATATTGTAAAAGAGTCAAATCCTGAAGACCTGAGGATAAAGGATTACGCCCAGGGCATAGATCGCCTCTACGAATCTGAACGGATCAAAAAAGAGCTGCTCGACTACGAGCATGATTTATGGTCGTATTAG
- the uvrC gene encoding excinuclease ABC subunit UvrC: MTSNTNMEFDYREALKKIPPKPGVYQFWNESGELIYIGKAKNLRNRVGSYFNKDSYRVNAKTRVLVSKIANITFTIVDTEIDAWLLENSLIKKHQPRYNIMLKDDKTYPWIVIKNEPFPRIFWTRRIIKDGSKYLGPYASVSMMHTILDLVKEIYPLRTCNLPLTKENIAAGKFKVCLEYQIGNCKGPCQAYQTEEDYNHNIDNIKDILNGKTGAVIRGVKNDLETAAASLNFEQAHRLKHQYDLLDRYQSKSTIVNSSISDVDVFSIASEEKYAFVNFLKVMNGTVIQTQTLELKKRLDETDEELLSFAISEFRSRFNSHSKEIIVPFEIDLDDPGIRFTVPKLGEKKKLLDLSQKNVSFFKRERIEQYEKLNPEVRTDRLLSQMMKDLRLNQLPRHIECFDNSNFQGKYPVSAIVVFKDAKPSKKDYRHFNVKTVEGPNDFATMEEAVYRRYKRMIEEGSPLPQLVIIDGGKGQLSAALKSLKLLGIENQLTVIGIAKRLEELFYPGDQYPLYLDKKSETLKIIQQLRDEAHRFGITFHRLKRNKATLATELKNIPGIGKTTAEKLLQHFRSVKKIREATSDELLAVLNKKQVDSLLGYFGEG, from the coding sequence ATGACCAGTAACACAAACATGGAATTCGACTACCGCGAAGCATTAAAGAAGATCCCGCCCAAACCGGGTGTTTACCAGTTCTGGAATGAAAGTGGCGAGCTGATCTATATCGGGAAGGCTAAGAATCTCAGAAACAGGGTTGGGAGTTATTTCAACAAGGATAGCTATAGGGTGAACGCAAAAACGAGGGTATTAGTGAGCAAGATTGCTAATATTACCTTTACTATAGTCGACACCGAGATCGATGCCTGGCTGCTCGAGAATAGCCTTATAAAGAAGCACCAGCCGCGATACAACATCATGCTTAAGGATGACAAGACCTATCCATGGATTGTCATCAAGAACGAACCATTTCCAAGGATCTTCTGGACCCGCCGCATCATAAAGGATGGTTCTAAATACCTTGGTCCTTACGCCTCCGTGAGCATGATGCACACGATCCTTGATCTTGTTAAGGAGATCTACCCTTTACGCACCTGTAATCTTCCCCTGACGAAAGAAAACATTGCAGCGGGCAAGTTTAAAGTCTGCCTCGAATACCAGATCGGGAACTGCAAAGGCCCCTGCCAGGCTTATCAGACCGAAGAGGATTACAATCATAATATCGATAATATAAAGGACATCCTGAATGGCAAAACTGGCGCGGTAATACGGGGCGTTAAAAACGATCTTGAGACAGCAGCTGCAAGCCTGAACTTCGAACAGGCCCATCGCCTTAAACATCAATATGATTTACTGGACCGCTATCAGAGCAAATCGACTATCGTAAACTCTTCCATCTCCGATGTTGATGTCTTCAGTATTGCGTCAGAAGAGAAATATGCTTTTGTAAATTTCCTCAAAGTAATGAACGGAACTGTCATTCAAACGCAGACTCTTGAACTAAAGAAACGACTCGACGAGACCGACGAGGAGTTATTAAGCTTCGCTATCTCCGAGTTCAGGAGTAGATTTAACAGCCATTCAAAAGAAATCATCGTTCCCTTTGAAATTGATCTCGACGACCCGGGGATACGGTTCACAGTACCCAAACTGGGTGAAAAGAAAAAACTCCTCGATCTTTCACAAAAGAACGTAAGCTTCTTTAAGCGTGAGAGGATAGAACAGTATGAAAAATTGAACCCTGAGGTTCGAACCGACCGGCTGCTTAGCCAAATGATGAAGGATTTGAGGTTAAACCAGCTCCCACGGCATATAGAATGCTTTGATAACTCCAATTTCCAGGGTAAATACCCCGTTTCGGCGATCGTGGTGTTTAAGGATGCAAAGCCTTCGAAAAAAGATTACAGGCACTTCAACGTGAAAACTGTAGAGGGGCCAAATGATTTTGCCACGATGGAGGAAGCTGTTTACAGGAGGTACAAAAGAATGATTGAAGAAGGATCACCCCTTCCGCAACTGGTCATCATCGACGGCGGCAAAGGACAACTGTCGGCTGCCCTAAAAAGCCTGAAGTTGCTTGGAATTGAAAACCAGCTTACCGTCATCGGGATTGCTAAAAGGCTTGAAGAACTCTTTTATCCCGGCGACCAGTACCCTCTCTATCTTGATAAAAAATCGGAAACACTCAAGATCATACAGCAGCTCCGCGATGAAGCTCACCGCTTTGGAATTACATTTCATCGTCTCAAGCGAAACAAAGCTACCCTGGCAACAGAACTAAAGAACATTCCCGGCATCGGTAAAACCACTGCAGAGAAGTTGCTGCAACACTTCAGATCGGTAAAAAAGATCCGGGAAGCCACAAGCGATGAGCTCCTGGCCGTCCTTAATAAAAAACAAGTAGATTCCCTCCTGGGGTATTTTGGGGAAGGATAA
- a CDS encoding IS110 family transposase, which translates to MKTVVKQVAGIDVAQKELVVSLGKMDQQWTPKIVGHKTFTNNSKGFNELRAWVSKQCEDQVEVRYVMESTGVYHEALAYYLSGEGCAVSIVLPNKISNYFRTLKVRTITDKSASEAICLFGLERKLDDWKRPAPLYKTLRQLTRERDQLQQELNQLRNQKHAELAEAEPNEGTLIRLDKRIKLLKDQAAEIWEEIREMLAKNQKVSATVKQLTSIPGVGALTAVTVLAETNGFDLIRNQKQLTAYAGLDVKEKQSGTSVRGKAQISKRGNRHLRKAMHFPALTAIRHDVHFKAVYLRIVEKQGIKMKAAVAVQRKILALMYTLYRSGKEYDKDYLQKIQIEKNEAERRQTA; encoded by the coding sequence ATGAAAACCGTAGTAAAACAGGTAGCAGGCATTGATGTAGCACAAAAAGAATTAGTTGTATCACTAGGAAAAATGGATCAGCAATGGACCCCTAAGATCGTAGGACATAAGACCTTCACTAATAACAGTAAGGGTTTTAATGAATTGCGTGCCTGGGTCAGTAAACAGTGTGAAGATCAGGTTGAAGTACGTTATGTTATGGAATCCACCGGAGTGTATCATGAAGCTTTGGCTTATTATCTTTCAGGGGAAGGATGTGCAGTGAGTATTGTCCTGCCCAATAAAATCAGTAATTATTTCAGGACCCTGAAAGTAAGGACCATTACAGACAAAAGCGCCAGCGAAGCCATCTGTCTGTTTGGCCTTGAACGTAAGCTGGATGATTGGAAGCGGCCTGCACCGCTGTATAAAACACTCAGGCAACTTACCCGTGAAAGGGACCAGTTGCAGCAGGAGCTGAACCAGTTGCGAAACCAAAAACATGCAGAACTGGCTGAAGCAGAGCCCAATGAAGGCACGCTTATCCGGCTTGACAAACGGATTAAACTATTAAAGGACCAGGCCGCAGAGATCTGGGAGGAAATCAGAGAGATGCTTGCCAAAAATCAAAAAGTGAGTGCAACTGTAAAACAGCTCACCTCTATTCCAGGTGTAGGTGCCCTTACGGCAGTGACCGTACTGGCAGAAACCAATGGCTTTGATCTGATACGCAATCAGAAGCAACTTACCGCCTACGCAGGACTGGACGTCAAAGAAAAGCAGTCGGGAACTTCCGTAAGGGGGAAAGCGCAGATATCTAAAAGAGGAAACCGGCACTTGAGAAAGGCGATGCACTTCCCTGCGCTTACAGCCATCAGGCACGATGTGCACTTTAAAGCAGTGTATCTCAGGATAGTGGAGAAACAAGGAATCAAGATGAAAGCTGCCGTGGCGGTACAAAGAAAAATACTGGCTTTAATGTACACCTTATACCGTAGTGGCAAAGAATACGACAAAGATTATCTTCAAAAAATACAGATAGAAAAGAATGAGGCGGAACGACGACAAACAGCTTAA
- a CDS encoding transglycosylase domain-containing protein — translation MQQRKAHLTKEETRRYTVTFWKIVLGCIAFGIILIFSVGLGLFGTLPSFRDLENPKSNLASDVISDDGVVLGSYFVQNRSNVRYDQISPNVINALIATEDVRYYSHSGIDFKRTFTIIFYNLIGKKQGASTITQQLALNLFQEEGRAHNVFKRFIQKLQEWIIAIKLERNYTKEEIITMYLNTVDFGSYNSFGIKAASQTYFNTTPDKLKPEQAAVLVGMLKGPSFFSPVRNPERSLARRNTVLENMRKAGYLSDPEAEELKQTPLVLKFRPINHNEGYAAYFRAVLKKDIQKIFEEQNIKKADDTPYDLDRDGLKIYTTINSHMQKYAEEAQSEYIRTLQTQFNKVWKGRNPFKGEAEILLEQGMKRSDRYKYLKDEGLTEGDILKSFNTPVKMNVFSWKGNIDTVMTPMDSIKYYKLMLRNALVSIEAGDSPSVGYVRAWVGGINFEHFKYDQVKMGTRQVGSTAKPFTYAVAIENQGFSPCYQAPNEPVTIDGWTPRAYKPIPGYITLKTALAYSQNYVTAYMMKQVGPTAVVTLLKKMGINSPNLDPYPAICLGTFDASLLDMTGAYSTFVNHGVLNEPIYLLRIEDKNGTVIYERKPKVTVALNEQTAYAMTDMLKGVVQRGTGRRIQYKYRLTNPIGGKTGTTQRNSDGWFIGITPQLVTGVWTGAEDRAIHFLSTSQGEGANSALPVFALYMKKVYADPTLKYTKGDFPTPKGGMSITLNCDAYVPKSVTDSAGVPATEPNP, via the coding sequence ATGCAGCAAAGAAAAGCTCATTTAACTAAAGAAGAAACACGCCGTTATACAGTCACATTCTGGAAGATCGTTCTTGGCTGCATAGCCTTTGGAATCATTCTGATATTTAGTGTCGGACTTGGCCTGTTCGGAACGCTACCATCTTTCCGCGATCTCGAAAATCCTAAAAGCAACCTTGCGTCGGACGTCATTTCTGACGACGGCGTGGTACTGGGCTCCTACTTTGTGCAAAACCGTTCAAACGTTCGTTACGACCAGATATCCCCTAATGTAATCAACGCTTTGATTGCGACGGAAGACGTCAGGTATTACAGTCACTCAGGCATTGACTTTAAACGAACCTTTACAATCATTTTCTATAATCTCATTGGGAAAAAACAGGGAGCAAGTACTATTACACAGCAGCTTGCTTTAAATCTGTTTCAGGAAGAAGGCCGCGCCCACAATGTCTTCAAACGTTTTATTCAAAAACTCCAGGAATGGATCATAGCCATAAAGCTCGAAAGAAACTATACCAAAGAAGAAATAATAACGATGTACCTTAACACGGTCGACTTCGGTTCTTATAACAGCTTTGGTATAAAGGCAGCTTCGCAAACGTATTTTAACACCACGCCCGACAAGCTAAAGCCGGAGCAGGCAGCGGTTCTTGTTGGAATGTTGAAAGGACCTTCCTTCTTCTCTCCGGTGCGGAATCCGGAAAGATCGCTGGCCAGAAGGAATACCGTTCTCGAAAATATGCGTAAAGCAGGTTACTTGTCCGATCCCGAGGCTGAAGAACTAAAACAAACACCGTTGGTTCTGAAGTTCAGACCGATTAATCATAATGAAGGATACGCAGCGTATTTCAGGGCTGTGCTTAAGAAAGATATTCAGAAGATTTTTGAAGAACAAAACATTAAAAAGGCCGACGATACACCATACGACCTTGACCGGGACGGCTTAAAGATCTACACAACCATCAACTCGCATATGCAGAAGTATGCCGAAGAAGCGCAGAGTGAATATATACGTACGCTGCAGACTCAGTTTAACAAGGTATGGAAGGGACGGAATCCGTTCAAAGGAGAAGCAGAGATATTGCTTGAACAGGGAATGAAACGTTCTGACCGCTATAAATACCTCAAAGACGAAGGTCTTACCGAAGGCGACATACTGAAATCATTTAATACGCCCGTCAAAATGAATGTTTTCAGTTGGAAAGGAAATATAGATACAGTGATGACTCCTATGGACTCCATCAAATACTATAAATTGATGCTAAGAAATGCGTTGGTATCCATAGAGGCAGGAGACAGTCCATCTGTTGGCTATGTGAGAGCCTGGGTTGGAGGAATAAATTTCGAACATTTCAAATATGATCAGGTAAAGATGGGAACCCGCCAGGTAGGATCAACGGCAAAACCATTTACTTATGCCGTCGCTATAGAGAACCAGGGATTCTCCCCTTGCTACCAGGCCCCCAATGAACCGGTTACAATTGATGGATGGACTCCCCGTGCCTATAAGCCTATACCCGGTTATATCACGCTTAAAACCGCTTTAGCTTATTCACAGAACTATGTAACAGCCTATATGATGAAGCAGGTAGGACCCACCGCTGTGGTTACCTTGCTTAAAAAGATGGGGATCAATTCACCAAATCTCGATCCTTATCCTGCAATCTGTCTTGGGACTTTTGACGCTTCTTTATTGGATATGACGGGAGCTTATTCAACATTTGTAAACCATGGGGTTTTAAATGAACCGATCTATCTTCTTCGGATCGAGGATAAGAATGGCACAGTGATCTACGAACGGAAGCCGAAAGTAACCGTTGCGCTGAATGAACAAACAGCCTATGCGATGACGGACATGCTCAAGGGAGTGGTCCAGCGGGGAACAGGGCGCCGCATTCAGTATAAATACCGGCTGACGAACCCTATCGGAGGTAAAACCGGCACCACTCAGCGTAATTCCGACGGCTGGTTTATAGGTATAACGCCACAGTTGGTTACCGGCGTCTGGACCGGAGCTGAGGACCGCGCTATTCACTTCCTGTCTACAAGCCAGGGCGAGGGAGCTAATTCAGCGCTGCCCGTATTTGCCTTGTACATGAAAAAGGTATATGCGGATCCCACACTTAAATACACCAAAGGCGACTTCCCTACTCCGAAAGGAGGAATGAGCATAACACTCAACTGTGATGCCTATGTTCCGAAATCTGTTACCGACTCGGCTGGAGTACCCGCAACAGAACCGAACCCGTAA